One window from the genome of Anopheles merus strain MAF chromosome 3R, AmerM5.1, whole genome shotgun sequence encodes:
- the LOC121595415 gene encoding uncharacterized protein DDB_G0271670-like, which translates to MAATAAATSKTSGGESGGGEPLPSKGAIGTQDGGKGDDAGAPSPPIPTGSSTSSSSTLLFGRYRQEQQRNGAAIPPDSVKPAAAAATKSNTNSNTQPSATMGWPGKRAQPEGKENTSVPDRSSNGIRSGDGIKPAATTSSTSASTREQQQSRSSAPTSSSSSSTASASSTSARGS; encoded by the coding sequence ATGGCGGCCACTGCTGCCGCAACATCCAAGACCAGTGGTGGCGAATCGGGCGGCGGCGAACCTTTGCCGTCGAAGGGCGCCATCGGAACGCAGGATGGTGGTAAGGGTGATGATGCTggagcaccatcaccaccaatcCCTACGGGTTCAtcaacgtcatcatcatctacGCTTCTTTTTGGACGCTATCGGCAAGAGCAGCAGAGAAACGGTGCCGCCATTCCCCCCGATTCAGTAAAGCCGGCTGCTGCAGCGGCTACCAAAAGtaacaccaacagcaacacgCAACCCTCGGCAACGATGGGGTGGCCTGGCAAACGCGCCCAGCctgaaggaaaggaaaacacgTCCGTTCCGGATCGTTCATCGAATGGCATTCGCTCGGGAGATGGAATaaaaccagcagcaacaacatcatcaactAGTGCCTCAACCAGAGAGCAGCAACAGTCCCGTTCTTCTGCTCCTAcatcgtcgtcctcctcgtccacCGCGTCCGCATCGTCGACAAGTGCGCGCGGGAGTTGA